In a single window of the Apteryx mantelli isolate bAptMan1 chromosome 11, bAptMan1.hap1, whole genome shotgun sequence genome:
- the LOC136993072 gene encoding olfactory receptor 14J1-like — protein sequence MYFFLLNLSLLDLGFISTIVPKSMANSLWDTRAISYSGCAVQVFVFVFLFAGEYSLLTVMAYDHYVAICKPLHYETLMGSRACVKMAAAAWGTSFLYSVLHTANTFSIPLCQGNRVDQFFCEIPQILKLSCSDSYLREVGLLAVSACVGFGCFVFIVLSYVQIFTAVLRMPSEQGRHKAFSTCIPHLVVVSLFVSTDMFAYLKHPSLSFPALDMVVAVLYSVVPPTLNPLIYSMRNKELKDALRKV from the coding sequence atgtacttcttcctcctcaacctctccctcctcgaccttggcttcatctccaccattgtccccaaatccatggccaattccctgtgggacaccagggccatttcctactcaggatgtgctgttcaagtctttgtatttgtcttcttgtttgcaggagaatattctctactcacagtcatggcctatgaccactacgttgccatctgcaaacccctgcactacgagaccctcatgggcagcagagcttgtgtcaaaatggcagcagctgcctggggcactagttttctctattctgtgctgcacactgctaacaccttttcaataccactctgccaaggcaacagagtggaccagttcttctgtgaaatcccccagatcctcaagctctcctgctcagactcctacctcagggaagttgggcttcttgcagTTAGCGCCTgtgtaggctttgggtgtttcgtttttattgtgctgtcctacgtgcagatcttcactgctgtgctgaggatgccctctgagcagggccgacacaaagccttttccacgtgcatcccacacctggttgttgtctccctgtttgtcagcactgacatgtttgcctacctgaagcacccctccctgtccttcccagctctggatatggtggtggctgtcctgtactcggtggtgcctccaacattgaaccccctcatctacagcatgaggaacaaggagctcaaagatgccctgaggaaagtg